GCAACGAGAGCGACACCCCCACGACGGACGTGTACGGCTCGGCGTTCACGCTGTCGCTGGACTACGGCCCCACGATCTTGCCGGGTCTCGCCAGCGGCATCGGTCTGAAGCTGGTGCACGCTCCGGAAGCCAAGGCGGATCCCGGCGGCCAGGAGATCCCTGCGACGCTGGTGCTCGGCGGCGCGTTCTTCGACTACTTCCCGGATCCGGGTGGTGGCTTTCACGTCGGTGGCCGCGTGGGGCCGGCGGTGTCCGCGCAGCGCAAGCACGAGGTGCACGCCGGGGCGGGCGCCGGCATCTTCGTGGGCTGGGATCAGTTCGTGTCGGACGATTGGTCCGTGGGTGCCCTCGTGCACGGCGGCACCGCCTTCGGCATCGGCGAGGACGAGACGCTGGTGGCGCGCACCGTCACCCTCGAGCTCAGCCTGCTCTGGAACTGAGGGCGATGAACGTCTGCAGCTTCTGCGGCAAGGGGGAGGACCAGGTGAGGCACCTGATCCGCGGGGGCGGGCGGGGCGACTTGCCCGTGGTGTTCATCTGCAACGAGTGCGTGGGCCTGTGCGGCCTCGCCGCCGCGGACGGCCCCGACGATCCACTGGATGCCGCGCGCTGGCAGCGCATCACGTTCGAGGGCGAACCCTACGAATGGCACGCCACGCCGGTGGAGGGCGAGCCTCAAACGCTTATCGTGGTACGCCGGCCCGCGTCCACGAAAACGGCGGGCACCACGGTTCCGGCGACGAGCTCCGTCACCACGGCCATGGTTCATGAGGCCCTGCGCGCGGTGCGGGATCGATTGTAGCTGCTATCGTAACCAGGTGCGCTGCGGTTGGCTCGTGCTCGCTTTCTTGGCTCTCGGTTGCGGGAGCGAGGATGCGCCCGCGAAAAATGCAGCTTGCGACAACGCATTCCTATGCGACGCACCGCTCCTGATCGCGCACCGCGGCGGTGGTCGACTCGCGCCGGAAGAGACGCTCCCCGCTTTCGACAACGCTGCTGCCTTGGGTGCGGACGTGTTGGAGCTCGACATCCACTCCACCAGCGACGGCGAGTTGGTGTGCTTGCACGACGACACGGTGGACCGCACGACCGACGGCAGCGGCAAGGTGCACGACCTCACGCTCTCCGAGCTTCGCGCCCTGGACGCGGGCTATCACTTCTCGCCGGACGGCGGCGCCAGCTTCCCTTGGCGTGGCATGGGCGTCACCGTTCCCTCCCTCCGGGAGGTGCTCCGGGCGCACCCGAAGGCGTGGGTCAGCATCGAGATCAAGCAGAGCACGCCGGACATCGTCGATCCGCTCCTCGCCCTCTTGGACGAAGAGCAGGCAGCGGGCCGCGTGGTGGTCGTGTCGTTCTTCGACGAGATCGTGCAAGAGGTGCGGCAGAAGCGGCCGGAGATCCTCACGGGCATGGCGCTTGGAGAGATGCTCACCTTGTACGCCGTGACGGACGAGACGGAAGCGAGCTACCAGCCTCCGACGCGGATCGTGCAACCCCCGAGCAACGTGGTGACGGCGGATCTCGTGGCCCGGGCGAACCGCCTGGGCCTACGGCTCCACGCCTGGACGGTGAATGATCGGCCCGAGATGGAAGCGCTCCTCGACTTGGGCGTGCACGGCGTCATGACCGACGATCCAGCGCTCCTTGGCGAGGTGATCGCCGAGCGCTGACGTCCCAGCTTGCACAAGTTGTCAGCCAAGTTGTGCAAGTCTTGCACAACTCGGCCAACAAGGGTCGTCCAGAACGCCGCGAAAGCAAGCGCACGGTCGGCGCGCTGCGACAGCATTCGTCACGGAGCTCCCGTCAGGGGCCCTAGCGGAAGCGCTTGGCCAGTTTCACCCGTGCAAGGCGGATGCTACGCTGTACGGAGTTCTCGAGGGGTGAAGGTACGACCATTGGAGGTGGACCGTGTGGCGACGGACAGCATGCGCGTTTCTTGCGTATGCGATTGCAGCGTGCGGCGGCAGTAGCACCAGCCCAGCTGGCAGCGGCGGCTCCGGCGTCGGCGGAACGGCCGCCGGCGGAGCTGTCGGTTCAGGTGGCGCCGCAGGTTCGGCGGCCACTGGGGGAGCCGGCATCGGGGGTGGGGGTACAGCTGCTACTGGAGGCAGTGGAGGGCTGGCCGGTAGCGGCGGCGTGGCGGGCAGTCCGGATTGCACCGCGAAGTGCGGCCTGCCCGGCTGCCCCGCTTGTTCCGGTCCCACCATGGTGTCGAACCAGGAGCCAGAAGGCGCCAAGTATCGCATCGACACCACGGAAGTGACCAACGCGCAGTACACCGAGTTCTTGAA
The window above is part of the Polyangiaceae bacterium genome. Proteins encoded here:
- a CDS encoding glycerophosphodiester phosphodiesterase, which translates into the protein MRCGWLVLAFLALGCGSEDAPAKNAACDNAFLCDAPLLIAHRGGGRLAPEETLPAFDNAAALGADVLELDIHSTSDGELVCLHDDTVDRTTDGSGKVHDLTLSELRALDAGYHFSPDGGASFPWRGMGVTVPSLREVLRAHPKAWVSIEIKQSTPDIVDPLLALLDEEQAAGRVVVVSFFDEIVQEVRQKRPEILTGMALGEMLTLYAVTDETEASYQPPTRIVQPPSNVVTADLVARANRLGLRLHAWTVNDRPEMEALLDLGVHGVMTDDPALLGEVIAER